In Rhodothermales bacterium, the following proteins share a genomic window:
- the rnhA gene encoding ribonuclease HI — MKHIIVYTDGACSGNPGPGGWAAVLRYGAHERVISGFEPQTTNNRMEMRAAVEALAALKEPVHVSIHTDSAYLSRAFLDGWIDRWQTNGWKTSGKKPVENKDLWLQLLEHMKDHRVDWIKVKGHADDPTNNRVDGLAVEAMRMGQNA; from the coding sequence TTGAAGCACATCATCGTTTATACGGACGGAGCCTGCAGCGGCAATCCCGGCCCGGGTGGCTGGGCAGCCGTCCTAAGATACGGTGCACACGAGCGAGTCATTTCTGGCTTCGAGCCGCAAACGACCAACAACCGGATGGAAATGCGTGCCGCCGTAGAAGCGCTGGCGGCTCTGAAGGAGCCGGTGCACGTGTCCATTCACACCGACAGCGCCTACCTCTCCCGTGCGTTTCTGGACGGCTGGATTGATCGCTGGCAGACGAACGGTTGGAAGACGTCCGGCAAGAAGCCCGTCGAGAACAAGGACCTGTGGTTGCAGCTGCTGGAGCACATGAAGGACCATCGCGTCGACTGGATCAAAGTAAAAGGGCATGCGGACGATCCGACGAACAACAGGGTTGATGGACTCGCGGTTGAGGCAATGAGAATGGGACAGAACGCCTGA
- the obgE gene encoding GTPase ObgE translates to MKFVDYVTIAVRSGKGGAGAVAFRREKYVPKGGPDGGDGGDGGSVILVADPQLYTLLDLRYNRHHFAENGRPGEGSNKKGKDGEDIVLRVPVGTLVRNTESDIVIEELLEADDRLVLARGGRGGKGNTHFKSSTRRAPRYAQPGEEGEELDVILELKLLADVGLVGFPNAGKSTLVSAVSAARPKVADYPFTTLAPSLGVVYVDEYASFVIADIPGIIEGAHAGKGLGTRFLKHIERNALLLFVIPIDAEDVAGQYNTLLDELESHDALLLQKPRMLALSKTDLLSGETDDSYIKELRATLPSDIDVLPISAVTGAGMTELKYALWDRVKSGREHLAGGDD, encoded by the coding sequence ATGAAGTTTGTTGACTATGTGACGATTGCGGTTCGAAGCGGCAAAGGCGGCGCAGGAGCAGTGGCCTTTCGGAGGGAGAAATACGTTCCGAAGGGCGGACCGGACGGAGGGGACGGGGGGGATGGCGGATCGGTAATTCTTGTCGCTGATCCGCAGTTGTACACGCTGCTCGATCTGCGCTATAACCGTCACCACTTCGCGGAGAACGGCCGGCCGGGCGAAGGATCGAATAAGAAGGGCAAGGATGGGGAGGATATCGTTCTGCGTGTTCCCGTCGGCACGCTGGTGCGAAATACGGAAAGCGATATCGTGATCGAGGAGCTACTGGAAGCGGACGACCGTCTTGTACTCGCCCGCGGAGGCCGAGGCGGAAAAGGCAATACGCATTTCAAGTCGTCGACGCGCAGGGCTCCACGCTATGCGCAGCCGGGAGAAGAGGGCGAGGAGCTGGATGTGATACTGGAGCTCAAGCTCCTTGCCGACGTAGGCCTCGTGGGATTTCCAAATGCCGGCAAGAGCACCCTAGTCTCGGCCGTGTCTGCTGCCAGGCCCAAGGTCGCGGACTACCCGTTCACCACGCTCGCACCGTCACTCGGGGTCGTTTACGTCGATGAGTACGCATCGTTTGTCATCGCCGACATCCCGGGAATAATTGAGGGAGCACACGCGGGCAAAGGTCTTGGCACACGATTTCTAAAACACATTGAACGAAACGCGTTATTACTGTTCGTAATTCCCATCGACGCCGAAGACGTAGCCGGACAGTACAACACATTGCTGGACGAACTCGAAAGCCACGACGCACTCCTGCTGCAGAAGCCGCGTATGCTCGCGCTATCGAAAACCGATCTCTTGTCTGGCGAGACCGACGATTCGTACATCAAGGAGTTGAGAGCAACGCTGCCATCCGACATCGATGTGTTACCGATCAGTGCAGTCACAGGTGCCGGCATGACTGAACTGAAGTACGCCCTGTGGGATCGTGTGAAGTCAGGTCGCGAGCATCTAGCCGGCGGTGACGATTGA
- the dprA gene encoding DNA-protecting protein DprA has protein sequence MSLSDHEKEALIALSLVRGLGPGRIRSLIDACGSARAVFAADPGRLRAIRGIGSKICGEIRQLDRAAQVRRQLNLARNVGARALAPGQAGYPPLLKETYDPPPVLWHRGAEDLTYDFPIAIVGTRRPTVAGRRNAYNLARSLGERGWTIVSGLAYGIDAAAHRGALDAGGATVAILGCGADVVYPVANRRLFDRIVERGAILSEFPMGEKPEATNFPRRNRLISGMSKGVVVVEAFEKGGGLITARFALDQNRDVFAFPGPAESVASAGSNRLIQAGEAKLILNADDVEIEFDTRNLTTGRSVVHGQDNRAQDDDPIVGILSADPQHIDAICVATGLHPAEVQIRLLRLEMNGAVSRLPGKRFYLRR, from the coding sequence TTGAGCCTCAGCGATCACGAGAAAGAGGCTTTGATCGCACTGTCGCTCGTTCGCGGTCTGGGACCCGGCCGAATCCGATCCCTGATCGACGCGTGTGGATCGGCTCGGGCAGTCTTTGCCGCTGATCCCGGACGACTGAGAGCCATTCGTGGAATCGGATCGAAGATATGCGGGGAGATCCGCCAATTGGACCGAGCTGCACAGGTTCGTCGCCAGCTGAACCTTGCGCGCAACGTAGGCGCGCGGGCGCTAGCACCCGGACAGGCCGGCTATCCACCGCTTCTCAAAGAGACATACGATCCGCCGCCCGTGCTCTGGCATCGTGGCGCGGAAGATCTGACGTATGACTTTCCCATCGCCATCGTTGGAACCAGAAGACCGACTGTTGCCGGCCGACGTAATGCGTACAATCTTGCTCGGTCGCTCGGCGAGAGAGGATGGACGATTGTGAGCGGACTTGCATACGGCATTGATGCGGCCGCACATCGCGGTGCGCTTGATGCAGGTGGGGCGACCGTGGCCATTCTTGGTTGCGGGGCAGACGTCGTTTACCCGGTGGCAAACAGGCGGCTGTTCGACCGGATAGTCGAGCGAGGCGCAATACTCTCAGAATTCCCGATGGGCGAGAAACCAGAAGCAACAAATTTCCCGCGGCGCAATCGATTGATCAGCGGAATGTCGAAAGGAGTTGTGGTTGTTGAAGCGTTTGAGAAAGGAGGCGGACTTATTACGGCGAGATTTGCACTGGATCAGAACCGGGATGTCTTCGCGTTTCCAGGTCCGGCAGAGTCGGTAGCGAGTGCGGGTTCAAATCGACTCATCCAGGCTGGAGAAGCAAAATTGATCCTGAACGCCGACGATGTTGAAATCGAGTTCGACACGCGTAATTTGACGACAGGAAGAAGCGTGGTGCACGGGCAAGACAACCGAGCGCAGGATGACGACCCCATAGTGGGGATCCTTTCGGCGGATCCGCAGCATATCGATGCAATCTGTGTTGCTACGGGGCTGCATCCGGCGGAGGTTCAGATTCGCCTGCTGCGGCTGGAGATGAACGGTGCGGTGTCCCGGTTGCCGGGCAAGCGATTCTATCTCAGGCGTTGA